The DNA region CTAACAAAGAAGGTTGTCGTCAAGGATCAATAGTTTCACCAATTCTGGCAAATGTCTTTCTGCATTATGTTATAGATAGCTGGTTGCAAAAATCAGCAAAGAAAACTTAATGGGACAAACAGGAATGGTGAGGTACTGCGACGATATGGTATTTGTCTTTGAAAAGGAAACAGATGCGAAAAGGTTTTATGATGTTTTGCCTAAAAGGTTAAATAAGTATGGGCTAAATATCAATGAAGCTAAATCACAAATGATTAAATCTGGTAGAGACCATGCTGCAAATTTAGCCAAACAAGACAAGAAGATCGCAAGTTATAATTTTCTTGGATTTACTTGCTATTGGGGCAAATCAAGATTTGGCACAACATGGAGACTAAAATATACCTCAAGGAGAGATCGTTTTACTGAGAAACTGAAAGGACTGAGAAAATATTTGCGTAGTCAGTCAGCTAAATACGCAAGACAAAACGCAGGCATTATCACAAGTCATTAGAGTTATTAGGTGAATGGATCAACTATCATGGTATATCTGATAATAAAAGACGAGTAAGTTCATTTATCAACCAAAGTAAACGGGCAATATATAACTGGTTTA from Orientia tsutsugamushi str. Boryong includes:
- a CDS encoding reverse transcriptase domain-containing protein codes for the protein MGQTGMVRYCDDMVFVFEKETDAKRFYDVLPKRLNKYGLNINEAKSQMIKSGRDHAANLAKQDKKIASYNFLGFTCYWGKSRFGTTWRLKYTSRRDRFTEKLKGLRKYLRSQSAKYARQNAGIITSH